A part of Oncorhynchus masou masou isolate Uvic2021 chromosome 21, UVic_Omas_1.1, whole genome shotgun sequence genomic DNA contains:
- the crls1 gene encoding cardiolipin synthase (CMP-forming) — protein sequence MFLSVSKNNLAVCARSVCWAVPASWRQQQTGVCVRVELKLLQRLKNRVSSVTQWSSYTQYHTHTPQDTHIPSPTTPEVSGQELKDSTESVSQSCRRRGHERTQGNDDRFRFYPTDPSSSNSHVLLGLRLFPVSSGAFPGWRGLCSGKPRETPADCSPGVDLKETTQPADRPSDLGQGLFKFKELYENPWTIPNLLCVCRIALAPVLGILITEQHFHLSLGLFALAGFTDVLDGYIARNWPSQKSALGSALDPLADKILISVLYISLTYAQLIPAPLTALVIARDVGLIAAVFYVRYKTVPPPVTLSKFFNPCYTTAQLKPTTLSKVNTAIQLFLVAASLASPVFHYTDSPLLQALWYITAVTTTVSGYSYYHYGMKTVAVLNSTK from the exons ATGTTCTTGTCGGTTTCTAAAAATAACTTGGCGGTGTGTGCGAGAAGTGTGTGTTGGGCAGTTCCTGCGTCATGGCGGCAGCagcagacaggtgtgtgtgtgagggtagaACTGAAGTTGCTGCAGAGACTTAAAAACAGAGTGTCCTCTGTCACCCAGTGGTCTAGctacacacaatatcacacacacaccccgcagGACACGCACATCCCCAGCCCAACGACCCCAGAGGTTAGCGGTCAAGAGCTAAAGGATTCCACGGAAAGCGTCTCCCAATCTTGTCGCCGCAGAGGTCACGAGAGGACGCAGGGTAACGACGACCGCTTTAGGTTTTACCCTACGGATCCCTCCTCGTCTAACTCTCATGTTCTCCTGGGGTTGAGGTTGTTCCCAGTGAGTTCTGGTGCGTTTCCAGGCTGGAGAGGTCTCTGTAGTGGAAAACCCCGTGAGACCCCAGCCGACTGCTCACCTGGAGTGGACCTGAAGGAAACCACCCAGCCAGCTGATAGACCATCTGATCTTGGTCAAGGACTGTTCAAATTTAAAGAACTG TATGAGAACCCATGGACTATCCCCaaccttctgtgtgtgtgtcgcatCGCACTGGCTCCAGTCCTGGGAATCCTGATAACTGAGCAACATTTTCACCTCTCCCTTGGGCTGTTTGCTTTGGCTGGATTTACTGACGTG CTGGATGGTTATATAGCCCGTAACTGGCCCAGTCAGAAGTCTGCGCTGGGCAGCGCACTCGACCCATTGGCTGATAAAATCCTCATCAGCGTTCTCTACATCAGTCTCACCTACGCACAGCTCATCCCAG CACCTCTGACGGCGTTGGTGATAGCCAGAGACGTTGGTCTGATAGCGGCTGTTTTCTACGTCAGATACAAGACTGTCCCACCTCCT GTGACTCTCAGTAAGTTTTTTAACCCCTGCTACACAACAGCGCAGCTCAAACCCACCACCCTCAGCAAG GTGAACACAGCGATCCAGCTCTTCCTAGTAGCAGCATCGTTGGCCTCACCTGTCTTTCACTACACAGACAGTCCGCTCCTGCAAGCCCTATG GTATATTACAGCGGTAACGACGACTGTGTCAGGCTACAGCTACTATCACTATGGCATGAAGACTGTCGCTGTGCTCAACAGCACCAAGTAA